The Candidatus Binatia bacterium DNA window CAACGAGCGCGAGGTTTGGAAGGAGCCGATCGGCGTCGTCGCCGTGATCGTGCCGTGGAATTTCCCGCTCGAGATCATCCTGAACAAGCTTGGGCCCGCTCTTGCGATGGGGAACACGGTCGTCCTGAAGCCGGCTCCGGACACGTCGTGGAATGCAACGCGGATCGGTCGGCTCATCGCGGAGAAGACCGACATGCCGCCGGGTGTCGTGAACATCGTGCCGTCCCGAGATCACGCGGTGGGTGAGGTTCTAAGCAGGTCGCCCGATGTCGATCTCATCGCGTTCACCGGCTCGACCGCCACCGGCCGTCGGATCATGGCGGCGGCTGCGGAGACTCTGAAGCCCGTCTTCCTCGAACTCGGTGGGAAGTCGGTGAACCTTGTTCTCGATGATGCGGATTTTGCCGCGACCGTTCCCGGTGCCGCCGGGATGTGCATGCACGCCGGACAGGGCTGCGCGATGTCGACGCGGCTGCTCGTGCCGAAGTCGCGTTACGACGAAAGTGTCGAACTCGCGAAGGTCGCGTTCGAGAACGTCGGCTACGGAGACCCGACCGATGCCTCGAATTTCCAGGGCCCGCAGGTTTCGAAGCTGCAGCAGGAACGCGTGCTCGGCTACATCGCGAAAGGCCGCGAGGAGGGGGCCCGCGTCGTGACGGGCGGAGGCATTCCGAAGCACCTGTCGAGGGGGTTCTTCGTCGAGCCGACCGTGTTCGCCGACGTCGACAATTCGATGACGATCGCGCAGGAGGAGATCTTCGGGCCGGTACTGTGCGTGATTGGCTACGACGACGAAGCCGATGCGGTACGAATCGCCAATGACTCGCCCTACGGCCTGTCTGGGATGATCACGTCCGGGAGCCTCGATCGCGCGAAGAGCGTCGCGCGCCGTATTCGGACCGGCACGCTCGGGCTGAACGGCGGGATCTGGTACGGCCCCGACGCCCCCTTCGGCGGCTACAAGTCGTCGGGAATCGGCCGTCAGTGCGGGCGCGAGGGGCTCGAGATGTTCACCGAGACCAAGACTGTCGGTTGGCCGGCGGCGTCCTGAGGAGAGGTTTCATGGCAGATCTGCAGACCGAGCGTTCCGGCAACGTTCTCACGATCACGTTGAATCGCCCGGAGCGCATGAACGCGATCTCGGGCAACATGCTGACCGGCCTCGCGGACGCGCTCCGGAGCGCCGACCTGGAACCTGACGTGCGGTGCATCCTCCTCACGGGTGCCGGCCGCGGCTTCTGTGCGGGTCTGGATCTGCAGGACGTGTCGGCCATGGGGGGCGGTTCGAGTCTCGCCCCGGGCG harbors:
- a CDS encoding aldehyde dehydrogenase family protein — translated: MGELRMLIDGKLVEAEGGATFDNLNPATEEVLGQVASGSASDMARAVAAARRAFDGTDWGTDGAFRKKCLLQLQAALEGEREELRSELVAEVGCPLLTTFGPQLDAPLREALTWPAAQIDEFQWARSIGLGNPFGIGDNEREVWKEPIGVVAVIVPWNFPLEIILNKLGPALAMGNTVVLKPAPDTSWNATRIGRLIAEKTDMPPGVVNIVPSRDHAVGEVLSRSPDVDLIAFTGSTATGRRIMAAAAETLKPVFLELGGKSVNLVLDDADFAATVPGAAGMCMHAGQGCAMSTRLLVPKSRYDESVELAKVAFENVGYGDPTDASNFQGPQVSKLQQERVLGYIAKGREEGARVVTGGGIPKHLSRGFFVEPTVFADVDNSMTIAQEEIFGPVLCVIGYDDEADAVRIANDSPYGLSGMITSGSLDRAKSVARRIRTGTLGLNGGIWYGPDAPFGGYKSSGIGRQCGREGLEMFTETKTVGWPAAS